A single window of Vibrio sp. HB236076 DNA harbors:
- the thiC gene encoding phosphomethylpyrimidine synthase ThiC translates to MSTRKQARLSAQQFIENIESSPYPNSKKVYLSGSQYHIKVPFREITLTDTIIGGTPNSPEYQANSPVLVYDTSGPYTDPQHKIDVHVGLPKLRADWIQARADTHQLSGLSSQYANQRREDSTLDTLRFKSDAIVVKANQGKCVTQLHYARQGIITPEMEFIALRENMQRLQVLDEQLEHQHPGQAFGAQLPQQITPEFVRSEVAAGRAIIPANVNHPESEPMIIGRNFLVKVNANIGNSSVTSSIEEEVEKLVWATRWGADTVMDLSTGRNIHETREWILRNSPVPIGTVPMYQALEKVNGVAENLTWEVMRDTLIEQAEQGVDYFTIHAGVLLRYVPMTAKRVTGIVSRGGSIMAKWCLAHHKESFLYTHFEEICQICAQYDVSLSLGDGLRPGSIADANDEAQFSELRTLGELTKVAWQYDVQVMIEGPGHVPMHLIKENMEEQLKHCDEAPFYTLGPLTTDIAPGYDHITSGIGAAMIGWYGCAMLCYVTPKEHLGLPNKEDVKTGLITYKLAAHAADLAKGHPGAQVRDNALSKARFEFRWEDQFNLSLDPVTARQYHDETLPQESGKVAHFCSMCGPKFCSMKISHEVREYANQGMQQKAQEFHQQGAELYIPIRQEASIKETM, encoded by the coding sequence ATGTCGACTCGCAAACAAGCTAGGCTATCAGCCCAGCAATTTATTGAAAATATTGAATCCTCACCTTATCCAAACTCGAAAAAAGTTTATCTTTCAGGTAGCCAGTACCATATAAAAGTCCCTTTTCGGGAAATCACCTTAACGGATACGATCATCGGTGGCACACCTAACAGCCCCGAGTATCAAGCGAATTCGCCAGTGTTGGTTTATGATACTTCTGGTCCATATACGGATCCTCAACATAAGATTGATGTTCATGTTGGTTTACCAAAGTTGCGTGCAGATTGGATACAAGCACGTGCTGATACTCATCAACTTTCAGGTTTATCATCTCAATATGCAAATCAAAGGCGTGAAGATTCAACCTTAGATACCTTGCGCTTTAAGTCTGATGCCATTGTTGTAAAAGCGAATCAGGGCAAGTGTGTGACTCAGCTCCATTACGCAAGACAAGGTATTATCACTCCAGAAATGGAGTTCATTGCATTGCGTGAGAATATGCAGCGCTTACAAGTACTGGATGAACAACTTGAGCATCAGCATCCCGGTCAAGCATTTGGGGCGCAGTTACCGCAGCAAATTACCCCTGAGTTTGTCAGAAGTGAAGTCGCAGCAGGGCGCGCGATCATTCCAGCTAACGTCAATCACCCCGAGTCAGAACCTATGATCATTGGCCGTAACTTTTTGGTGAAAGTGAATGCCAATATTGGTAACTCATCAGTTACTTCTTCGATAGAAGAAGAAGTTGAGAAACTGGTTTGGGCGACTCGCTGGGGCGCTGATACGGTGATGGATTTATCGACTGGGCGTAATATCCATGAGACCCGCGAATGGATATTGAGAAATAGTCCGGTTCCTATTGGCACGGTGCCCATGTACCAAGCCCTAGAGAAAGTGAATGGGGTTGCGGAGAATCTGACCTGGGAAGTGATGCGCGATACGCTCATTGAGCAGGCTGAGCAAGGCGTCGATTATTTTACCATCCACGCAGGCGTATTATTGCGTTATGTGCCGATGACGGCCAAGCGTGTCACGGGCATTGTGTCACGCGGTGGCTCGATTATGGCGAAGTGGTGTTTGGCTCATCACAAAGAAAGTTTCCTCTACACCCATTTTGAAGAAATTTGTCAAATCTGTGCCCAATATGATGTTTCTCTTTCTTTAGGTGATGGTTTACGCCCTGGGTCGATTGCTGATGCGAATGATGAAGCGCAATTCTCCGAGTTAAGGACGCTTGGTGAACTGACTAAGGTTGCTTGGCAGTATGATGTACAGGTAATGATCGAAGGCCCTGGCCACGTTCCTATGCACTTAATTAAAGAGAACATGGAAGAACAGCTCAAGCATTGTGATGAGGCACCATTTTACACATTAGGGCCGCTAACAACCGACATCGCGCCGGGTTATGATCACATTACCTCAGGAATTGGTGCGGCGATGATTGGGTGGTATGGCTGTGCGATGCTGTGTTATGTCACGCCAAAAGAGCACTTGGGGTTACCGAATAAAGAGGATGTCAAAACAGGCCTCATCACTTACAAATTAGCGGCTCATGCGGCCGATTTAGCAAAAGGCCACCCAGGGGCTCAAGTCAGAGACAATGCTTTATCTAAAGCCCGTTTTGAGTTCCGTTGGGAAGACCAGTTTAATTTATCGCTCGATCCAGTGACGGCTCGTCAATACCACGATGAAACCTTACCTCAAGAATCAGGAAAAGTAGCCCATTTCTGTTCTATGTGTGGTCCTAAATTCTGCTCGATGAAGATTTCCCATGAAGTGCGAGAATACGCCAATCAAGGGATGCAACAGAAAGCACAAGAATTCCATCAGCAGGGGGCTGAGCTATACATCCCTATTCGTCAAGAGGCGTCTATCAAGGAGACGATGTAA
- the crcB gene encoding fluoride efflux transporter CrcB produces the protein MNYFSTLTFVALGGAIGACSRFLLSELFVLLLGRSFPYGTLFVNVTGSMMMGAFTALLTMQAVSGDPWRPLIGLGFLGALTTFSTFSMDNVNLLQQGEFVKMGLNMMLNVVLSVSACWMGYHILMKQ, from the coding sequence ATGAATTACTTTTCCACTCTCACCTTTGTTGCATTAGGTGGTGCGATAGGGGCGTGCTCTCGTTTTCTTCTCTCGGAGCTTTTTGTTTTATTACTAGGTCGCAGTTTTCCTTACGGTACGCTATTCGTTAATGTAACGGGTTCTATGATGATGGGGGCTTTTACGGCTTTACTCACTATGCAGGCGGTGTCAGGTGATCCGTGGCGTCCTTTAATTGGTCTTGGTTTTCTAGGCGCTTTAACCACCTTTTCAACTTTTTCGATGGATAATGTCAATCTCTTACAACAAGGCGAGTTTGTTAAGATGGGACTCAATATGATGTTGAACGTCGTTCTCAGTGTTTCGGCTTGTTGGATGGGTTATCACATTTTAATGAAACAATAA